From Oscillatoria sp. FACHB-1406, a single genomic window includes:
- a CDS encoding ATP-binding protein gives MFDMNSQKWVSPKEADVTNCDREAIHIPGQIQPHGVLLVLQEPDLILRQVSENTEDRLGIPACSLIDRDLSLLFSPEDIETIRFHLSRDQSEQFSFPILTLKVKETNLTYYGTLHRHGGVAILELEPASSDSLSSNLDFYQRLKTAIARIRKAKNFSEATQLLAEEVREIVGFDRVTIYRFEPDESGVVIAEAKRDNLESYLDLHYPASDIPKQARELYYRNWLRLIVTSNYEPANLIPATNPISNEPTDLSFSVLRSVSPLHREYLQNMGVDASFSISLVNDRHLWGLIACHHYEPRHVPPEVRKVCELLGLFVSIEIVYQQEKDRIQHRDRINEIKQTIKYKLSTTQKFIGKVVEENSEQFLSLTNAQGLAFCAGQDLILVGQTPSYLETQDLIAWLIHSTQDEVLATHCLAQHYPPAEKFATQASGVLAISLLPDRTSYHLLWFRPELVRTVNWAGDTHKFVEVEEDGSLRLSPRKSFAAWQETVRQTSLPWQQIEIDTARELRSTLLLKFSQVALEDAAIANQAKSQFLAKMSHELRTPLNAILGFTQVMNRDVTLSSQHREYISIINRSGQHLLELINDVLEMSKIEAGQETLNEKSIDLYELLASLEAMLGFKARAKGLALNFHLSPEVPQYIRIDESKLNQVLINLIGNALKFTEVGRVELYIEWQSESKNESVPLLTCKVCDTGTGISSDEMKQLFKAFEQTESGRRSMEGTGLGLAISQQFVRLMGGTMSVQSEVNRGSTFSFQVRAPESSQEEVQQSVQQKRIIGLEPGQPDYRILIAEDVLENRRLLVDILESLGFQVRAVENGKECLSVWNAWQPQLILMDMQMPVLDGYEATRTIKGSPEGKDTVIIAITANAFEEERVDILNAGCDEVMRKPFQEEVLLEKIAERLHICYLYAEEEPIPPAPLSISLDLTEKAIQIMPKSWIDRLNDAAISVDEERIFRLIEEIPSTEVTLLQILKNLVANYRLDIIAEVTGGLEIKNKSM, from the coding sequence ATGTTTGATATGAACTCCCAAAAATGGGTTTCCCCTAAAGAAGCAGACGTTACAAATTGCGATCGCGAAGCAATCCATATCCCCGGACAAATCCAGCCTCACGGTGTATTGCTCGTTCTCCAAGAACCCGACCTCATTCTCCGACAAGTCAGCGAAAACACGGAAGATCGTCTGGGTATTCCGGCTTGCTCTCTGATCGATCGAGACCTCAGCCTGTTATTTTCGCCTGAAGACATTGAAACCATCCGCTTTCACCTCAGCCGCGACCAGTCCGAGCAATTTTCGTTCCCTATCTTAACCTTAAAGGTCAAAGAAACAAACTTAACATACTACGGAACGTTGCACCGTCACGGCGGAGTCGCGATCTTAGAATTAGAACCCGCGTCTTCCGACTCCTTAAGCTCGAACTTGGACTTTTACCAGCGTCTCAAAACGGCGATCGCGCGGATTCGGAAAGCCAAAAACTTTTCAGAAGCAACCCAATTGCTAGCCGAAGAAGTTCGAGAGATCGTAGGTTTCGACCGAGTGACGATCTATCGTTTTGAACCCGATGAAAGCGGTGTCGTCATCGCAGAAGCCAAACGAGACAACCTAGAATCCTATCTCGATTTACACTATCCCGCTTCAGATATTCCCAAACAAGCCAGAGAACTGTATTACCGAAATTGGCTGCGTTTGATTGTAACTTCAAACTACGAACCCGCAAACCTTATCCCAGCCACTAACCCGATCTCGAACGAACCCACCGATCTCAGTTTTTCAGTGTTGAGGAGCGTTTCTCCGTTACATCGAGAATATTTGCAAAACATGGGGGTTGACGCTTCTTTTTCAATTTCTTTGGTCAACGACCGCCACCTTTGGGGCTTGATCGCCTGTCACCATTACGAACCCCGTCACGTCCCTCCCGAAGTCCGCAAAGTCTGCGAGCTTCTCGGATTATTTGTTTCGATTGAAATTGTTTATCAACAGGAAAAAGACCGCATTCAACACCGCGATCGCATTAACGAAATCAAACAAACTATTAAATATAAACTTTCGACAACCCAGAAATTTATTGGTAAAGTTGTTGAGGAGAATAGCGAACAATTTTTGAGTTTGACGAATGCACAAGGACTCGCTTTTTGCGCCGGTCAAGATTTGATATTAGTCGGTCAAACTCCATCTTACTTAGAAACTCAAGATTTAATCGCTTGGTTGATTCATTCAACCCAAGACGAAGTGCTAGCAACCCATTGCCTTGCCCAACACTATCCCCCCGCCGAAAAGTTTGCAACACAAGCAAGCGGCGTACTGGCGATTTCGCTTTTACCCGATCGAACATCTTACCATCTTTTATGGTTTCGACCAGAGCTTGTTCGCACGGTAAATTGGGCCGGAGATACTCACAAATTCGTCGAAGTTGAAGAGGATGGCAGCCTTCGCCTGTCGCCTCGTAAATCTTTTGCCGCTTGGCAAGAAACTGTCAGACAGACATCCTTACCCTGGCAGCAAATAGAAATTGATACCGCGCGGGAACTGAGAAGTACGTTGCTGCTAAAGTTTTCCCAGGTCGCTTTAGAAGATGCCGCGATCGCGAACCAAGCAAAAAGCCAATTTCTCGCAAAAATGAGTCACGAACTGCGCACTCCTCTCAATGCAATTTTAGGCTTTACCCAAGTCATGAATCGCGATGTGACGCTCAGTTCTCAACATCGAGAATATATTAGCATTATTAACCGCAGCGGTCAACATTTACTAGAACTGATTAACGACGTTCTCGAAATGTCTAAAATCGAAGCCGGTCAAGAAACATTGAACGAAAAAAGTATCGATCTTTACGAACTGCTCGCCTCGCTAGAAGCTATGCTCGGTTTCAAAGCGCGCGCTAAAGGACTGGCTCTCAACTTTCATCTTTCGCCCGAAGTTCCTCAATACATTCGCATTGATGAAAGTAAATTAAACCAAGTTTTAATTAACCTCATTGGTAACGCGCTCAAATTCACAGAAGTCGGTCGAGTTGAGCTTTATATCGAGTGGCAGTCCGAGTCAAAGAATGAATCTGTTCCGCTTCTCACCTGCAAAGTTTGCGATACGGGAACGGGGATTAGTTCCGACGAAATGAAACAACTGTTTAAAGCCTTCGAGCAAACAGAATCCGGTCGCCGTTCGATGGAAGGAACGGGGTTAGGGTTGGCGATTAGTCAACAGTTTGTTCGTCTCATGGGAGGAACAATGAGCGTACAAAGCGAGGTGAATCGAGGGAGTACCTTTTCGTTTCAAGTTCGCGCCCCTGAAAGCTCGCAAGAAGAAGTCCAACAGTCCGTTCAACAGAAGCGAATTATCGGTTTAGAACCCGGACAGCCCGACTACCGCATCTTGATTGCTGAAGATGTTTTGGAGAATCGCAGATTGCTGGTCGATATCTTAGAATCTCTTGGGTTTCAAGTGCGCGCTGTGGAAAATGGGAAAGAGTGTTTAAGCGTTTGGAACGCTTGGCAACCTCAGCTTATTTTAATGGATATGCAAATGCCCGTCCTTGATGGCTACGAAGCAACCCGAACGATTAAAGGTTCTCCTGAAGGCAAGGATACGGTAATTATTGCAATTACGGCAAATGCCTTTGAAGAAGAACGAGTGGATATCTTGAATGCGGGTTGCGATGAGGTCATGAGAAAGCCTTTTCAAGAAGAAGTCTTGCTTGAAAAAATTGCCGAGCGCTTGCACATTTGCTATTTATATGCGGAGGAAGAACCGATTCCACCTGCTCCCCTCTCCATTTCCCTAGATTTAACTGAAAAAGCGATTCAAATTATGCCGAAGTCATGGATAGATCGGCTTAATGATGCGGCTATTTCTGTCGATGAAGAAAGAATATTTCGACTTATTGAAGAAATCCCTTCTACGGAAGTTACGCTCCTCCAAATCTTAAAAAACCTCGTCGCTAACTATCGTTTGGATATTATCGCTGAAGTCACGGGTGGATTGGAAATCAAAAATAAATCAATGTAA
- a CDS encoding NAD(P)H dehydrogenase subunit NdhS produces MILPGATVKVINPNDTYYCFEGLVQRISDGRAAVLFEGGNWDKLVTFMLSEIEEVDLRKKK; encoded by the coding sequence ATGATTTTGCCCGGAGCTACGGTTAAAGTAATTAACCCCAACGATACTTACTATTGCTTTGAAGGACTCGTTCAGCGCATCAGCGACGGGCGAGCCGCCGTTCTTTTTGAAGGCGGAAACTGGGATAAACTGGTGACTTTTATGCTTTCTGAAATTGAAGAAGTCGATCTCAGAAAGAAAAAGTAA
- a CDS encoding GAF domain-containing protein: MTAGLQRVLSTLFSNVTQLSESDRVRALKRERDQLRREVKQLHQELLPEPVRVAQQKALMAVVTKIRESLDLETIFRSTAREVRQLLDADRVGIYRFLPNSSWSEGEFVAEDVRPPYSSIVGLKIYDHCFSEDFGIYYRRGRIWAVDDFEDIDLHTCMKLLVERVGFRANLVVPLLEGEQLWGLMSVHLCTEARHWTEDNIEFAQQIALHLGVALQQAQALAWQQQQSDFLARAVSQAVGREKTVAAIIDKIRRSLDLTTIFKTTVEEVRHLLGADRAVIYHFNPDWSGEFVVESIAPGWKSFLDQQEENPLIRKSINQCSLTELGNPTISDTYFQKTQGGRFNHGEVFRICNDLYAEGFSKCYVELLESQQARAYVIIAIYNGNLLWGLLAAYQNSGPRQWQEREVQFLVQIGDQLSIAVQQAELLAATQQRSHELATTLEKQLEQRALELALEAEQERALSEVIDKIRQTLDLETIFQTATTEVRQLLNADRVAIYAFGAGSNWEYGCIVSEDVVEPFASALAVEIEDRCFSTRAQAYSQGQIWACEDIQKVDLEHCHFMTLSRFQVRANLVLPLIKAGQLWGLLCIHQCSAPRKWQEKEIEFVRKIAVQLGVALQQAELLTQAQERSRELRSTLADLNTIVDRLADGLLVIDPTGKITRFNPALLEMFNLNGIDLLGKNIASIFPLDLALLAQKTERQDKGTVSANVKLSRDREGQALATSIRREGDGDEGQQDLGLVVLIRDVTVEREVDRMKTDFLATVSHELRTPLTSVLGFASIIRDKLEEDIFPAVKLEVLRAQKAMKRVRSNINIIVSEAERLTSLIDDVLDIAKMEAGRVDWNIKPVEPREILERAIAATASLFEQSNLRLIREIEPNLPHVEVDSDRLIQVSINLLSNAVKFTPQGTVSCRAQRQEGFLLVSIIDTGIGIAPEDREKVFERFKQVGDILTDKPKGTGLGLPICKQIIEFHGGKIWVESELGAGSTFCFTLPLAGETPELLPR, from the coding sequence ATGACTGCCGGACTGCAACGGGTTCTATCCACTCTGTTCTCGAATGTCACTCAGTTGTCAGAAAGCGATCGCGTTCGCGCCCTCAAACGAGAGCGAGACCAGTTGCGCCGCGAAGTCAAGCAACTGCACCAAGAACTTTTACCAGAACCCGTGCGCGTCGCCCAACAAAAGGCCTTGATGGCTGTCGTCACGAAAATTCGCGAATCGCTCGATTTAGAAACCATCTTTCGCTCGACAGCGCGGGAAGTTCGCCAATTGCTCGATGCCGATCGCGTCGGTATTTATCGCTTCCTCCCTAACTCCTCCTGGAGTGAAGGCGAATTCGTCGCCGAAGACGTGCGCCCGCCCTACAGTTCAATCGTCGGTCTCAAAATTTACGACCATTGCTTTAGCGAAGACTTTGGCATTTATTACCGTCGGGGACGGATTTGGGCAGTCGATGACTTTGAAGATATCGATCTCCACACCTGCATGAAGTTGCTGGTCGAACGGGTTGGATTTCGCGCCAACCTCGTCGTACCGTTGCTCGAAGGCGAACAACTTTGGGGGTTAATGTCCGTTCACCTCTGTACCGAAGCGCGCCACTGGACGGAGGATAACATCGAGTTCGCCCAACAAATTGCCCTTCATTTAGGCGTTGCCCTACAACAAGCTCAAGCCTTGGCTTGGCAGCAACAACAATCCGACTTTCTCGCCCGCGCTGTCAGCCAAGCGGTAGGGCGGGAGAAAACCGTTGCTGCGATTATTGATAAAATTCGCCGTTCTCTCGATTTAACGACAATCTTCAAAACGACAGTCGAAGAAGTCCGACATCTCTTAGGAGCAGATCGCGCCGTTATTTATCACTTCAATCCAGACTGGAGTGGCGAATTTGTGGTCGAATCTATTGCGCCGGGATGGAAATCTTTCCTCGACCAACAGGAAGAAAATCCTCTGATTCGTAAAAGTATCAATCAGTGTAGTCTGACTGAGTTAGGAAATCCAACCATTAGCGATACTTACTTCCAAAAGACTCAAGGGGGACGTTTTAACCACGGAGAAGTGTTCAGAATTTGTAACGATCTCTACGCTGAGGGATTTTCTAAATGTTACGTGGAACTGCTCGAGAGTCAACAAGCACGAGCTTATGTCATCATCGCCATTTACAACGGTAATCTACTTTGGGGATTGCTCGCTGCTTACCAGAACTCCGGTCCGCGCCAGTGGCAAGAGCGAGAAGTACAGTTTTTAGTGCAAATTGGCGACCAATTAAGTATTGCCGTTCAACAAGCCGAACTACTCGCTGCAACCCAACAGCGATCGCACGAATTAGCGACGACGCTAGAAAAACAACTCGAACAGCGCGCGCTCGAACTGGCGCTGGAAGCAGAACAGGAACGCGCTCTTTCGGAAGTTATCGATAAGATCCGGCAAACTTTGGATTTGGAGACGATTTTTCAAACTGCTACAACTGAAGTACGTCAATTGCTAAATGCCGATCGCGTAGCAATCTATGCGTTTGGTGCGGGGAGCAACTGGGAGTACGGCTGTATTGTCTCTGAAGATGTGGTCGAGCCGTTTGCGAGCGCGCTGGCAGTGGAGATCGAGGATCGCTGTTTTAGCACGCGCGCACAAGCTTACAGTCAGGGGCAGATTTGGGCCTGCGAAGATATTCAGAAGGTGGATTTGGAGCATTGCCATTTTATGACGCTTTCTCGCTTCCAAGTCCGAGCCAATCTCGTTTTGCCGTTAATTAAGGCCGGTCAACTCTGGGGATTGCTTTGCATTCACCAATGTTCCGCGCCGCGCAAGTGGCAGGAGAAAGAAATTGAATTTGTCCGTAAAATTGCCGTTCAACTGGGGGTAGCGCTGCAACAGGCGGAATTGCTAACGCAGGCACAAGAGCGATCGCGCGAATTGCGTTCTACTTTAGCAGACCTTAACACGATTGTCGATCGCCTCGCGGATGGGCTTTTAGTTATCGATCCCACCGGCAAGATTACGCGCTTTAATCCGGCATTGTTGGAAATGTTTAATCTCAACGGAATCGACTTGCTCGGAAAAAATATCGCCTCGATTTTTCCGTTAGATTTAGCGCTTTTGGCTCAAAAAACCGAACGTCAGGATAAGGGAACTGTCTCGGCTAATGTTAAATTAAGCCGCGATCGCGAGGGACAAGCCTTAGCAACGAGCATTCGTCGGGAAGGAGACGGCGACGAAGGCCAACAAGATTTAGGACTGGTGGTTTTGATTCGCGATGTCACCGTCGAACGGGAAGTCGATCGCATGAAAACCGATTTTCTGGCGACAGTTTCCCACGAATTGCGCACGCCGCTGACTTCGGTATTGGGTTTTGCTTCGATTATCCGCGACAAGCTCGAAGAAGATATTTTTCCGGCAGTGAAGTTAGAAGTCCTGCGGGCGCAAAAAGCGATGAAGCGAGTGCGATCGAATATTAATATTATCGTCTCGGAAGCCGAACGATTGACTTCTTTGATTGACGACGTTCTCGATATTGCCAAAATGGAGGCGGGGCGCGTCGATTGGAATATTAAGCCGGTGGAACCTCGCGAGATTTTAGAACGCGCGATCGCGGCTACCGCTTCCCTCTTCGAGCAAAGCAACTTAAGGCTGATTCGCGAGATCGAGCCGAACCTACCCCACGTCGAAGTCGATAGCGATCGCCTCATTCAAGTCTCGATCAACCTCCTCTCTAATGCCGTCAAATTCACCCCCCAAGGAACCGTTAGCTGTCGGGCGCAGCGTCAAGAAGGTTTCCTGCTTGTCAGTATCATCGATACCGGTATTGGTATTGCCCCCGAAGATCGCGAAAAAGTCTTTGAACGGTTCAAGCAAGTCGGAGATATACTCACCGATAAGCCGAAAGGAACTGGCTTGGGATTGCCCATCTGCAAGCAAATTATCGAATTTCACGGCGGTAAAATTTGGGTGGAAAGCGAACTAGGGGCTGGCAGTACCTTTTGCTTTACCCTGCCCCTCGCCGGAGAAACGCCCGAGTTGCTGCCTCGTTAA
- a CDS encoding sirohydrochlorin chelatase — MSSAYLLVSHGSRDPRPQTAAKYLTQLVLQALDAPEVRFAIESRNRSLKNSLPIVGSTTLEFASLPLHQSIEKFALRAKAAGFNEVQIVPLFLHAGVHVLEDLPAAVEQAQHALTAGISLNLLPHLGSYAGVERLLVAEFERLDARQRILLAHGSRRPRGNDGISSLANRLGARVAYWSIAPSLAQQVSDLAAGEAIAIVPYFLFAGNITEAIAAENEQLQRQVPETALRLGQPLGATPELAASIVEALVEANRN, encoded by the coding sequence TTGTCCTCTGCTTATCTGCTAGTGTCGCATGGTAGCCGCGATCCGCGCCCCCAAACTGCGGCAAAATATCTCACCCAATTAGTCCTGCAAGCGCTGGATGCCCCTGAAGTTCGTTTCGCGATCGAGTCCCGAAATCGATCGCTGAAAAACAGCTTGCCGATTGTCGGAAGCACAACCTTAGAATTCGCCTCTCTCCCGCTCCACCAAAGCATTGAAAAATTTGCCTTGCGGGCGAAAGCAGCCGGATTTAACGAAGTGCAGATCGTTCCTCTATTTCTTCATGCAGGCGTTCACGTTCTTGAAGATCTTCCCGCTGCTGTGGAGCAAGCACAGCACGCTTTAACAGCAGGCATCTCCCTCAATCTATTACCCCATCTCGGCAGTTATGCAGGCGTAGAGCGATTACTCGTCGCTGAGTTCGAGCGTTTGGACGCGCGCCAACGAATTTTGCTCGCACATGGCAGTCGCCGCCCGAGAGGAAATGATGGGATTTCTAGCTTAGCCAACCGACTCGGAGCTAGAGTTGCCTACTGGTCGATCGCTCCAAGTTTAGCCCAACAAGTCAGCGATTTAGCCGCCGGAGAAGCGATCGCGATCGTCCCCTACTTTCTCTTCGCCGGAAACATCACCGAAGCGATTGCCGCCGAGAACGAACAACTGCAACGCCAAGTTCCCGAAACCGCCCTTCGGCTCGGTCAACCCCTCGGCGCAACCCCAGAACTCGCCGCCTCAATTGTCGAAGCATTAGTCGAGGCGAACCGCAATTAA